A portion of the Eulemur rufifrons isolate Redbay chromosome 30, OSU_ERuf_1, whole genome shotgun sequence genome contains these proteins:
- the ZMYM3 gene encoding zinc finger MYM-type protein 3 isoform X3, with the protein MDPSDFPSPFDPLTLPEKPLAGDLPVDMEFGEDLLESQTAPSRGWAPPGPSPSSGGLDLLDTPAGLEKDPGVLDGATELLGLGGLLYKAPSPPEVDHGPEGTLAWDAGDQTLEPGPGGQTREVVPPDPGAGANPSSPEELLEPLAPDSPITLQSPHIEEEETTSIATTRRGSPGQEEELPQGQPQSPNGPPSPSVGETLGDGINNSQTKPGGSSPPAHPSLPGDGLTGKASEKPPERKRSERVRRAEPPKPEVVDSTESIPVSDEDSDAMVDDPNDEDFVPFRPRRSPRMSLRSSVAQRAGRSAVGTKMTCAHCRTPLQKGQTAYQRKGLPQLFCSSSCLTTFSKKPSGKKTCTFCKKEIWNTKDSVVAQTGSGGSFHEFCTSVCLSLYEAQQQRPIPQSGDPADATRCSICQKTGEVLHEVSNGSVVHRLCSDSCFSKFRANKGLKTNCCDQCGAYIYTKTGSPGPELLFHDGQQKRFCNTTCLGAYKKKNTRVYPCVWCKTLCKNFEMLSHVDRNGKTSLFCSLCCTTSYKVKQAGLTGPPRPCSFCRRSLSDPCYYNKVDRTVYLFCSPSCWTKFQRTSPEGGIHLSCHYCHSLFSGKPEVLDWQDQVFQFCCRDCCEDFKRLRGVVSQCEHCRQEKLLHEKLRFSGVEKSFCSEGCVLLYKQDFTKKLGLCCITCTYCSQTCQRGVTEQLDGSTWDFCSEDCKSKYLLWYCKAARCHACKRQGKLLETIHWRGQIRHFCNQQCLLRFYSQQNQPNLDTQSGPESLLNSQSPESKPQTPSQTKVENSNTIPVKTRSASTAPTPPPPPPPPATPRKNKAAMCKPLMQNRGVSCKVEMKSKGSQTEEWKPQVIVLPIPVPIFVPVPMHLYCQKVPVPFSMPIPVPVPMFLPTTLESTDKIVETIEELKVKIPSNPLEADILAMAEMIAEAEELDKASSDLCDLVSNQSAEGLLEDCDLFGPARDDVLAMAVKMANVLDEPGQDLEADFPKNPLDINPSVDFLFDCGLVGPEDVSTEQDLPRTMRKGQKRLVLSESCSRDSMSSQPSCTGLNYSYGVNAWKCWVQSKYANGETSKGDELRFGPKPMRIKEDILACSAAELNYGLAQFVREITRPNGERYEPDSIYYLCLGIQQYLLENNRMVNIFTDLYYLTFVQELNKSLSTWQPTLLPNNTVFSRVEEEHLWECKQLGVYSPFVLLNTLMFFNTKFFGLQTAEEHMQLSFTNVVRQSRKCTTPRGTTKVVSIRYYAPVRQRKGRDTGPGKRKREDEAPILEQRENRMNPLRCPVKFYEFYLSKCPESLRTRNDVFYLQPERSCIAESPLWYSVIPMDRSMLESMLNRILAVREIYEELGRPGEEDLD; encoded by the exons ATGGACCCCAGTGATTTCCCCAGTCCATTTGACCCATTGACCCTGCCAGAGAAGCCCCTGGCTGGAGACCTTCCAGTAGACATGGAATTTGGAGAGGATCTACTGGAATCCCAGACTGCCCCAAGTCGGGGATGGGCCCCCCCTGGCCCTTCTCCATCCTCGGGAGGCCTGGACCTGCTTGATACTCCTGCTGGCCTGGAAAAAGACCCTGGAGTCCTGGATGGAGCCACTGAGCTACTggggctgggggggctgctctATAAAGCCCCCTCTCCCCCAGAGGTGGACCATGGTCCTGAAGGGACCCTTGCATGGGATGCGGGAGATCAGACCCTAGAGCCTGGACCAGGGGGCCAGACCCGTGAGGTGGTGCCACCTGACCCAGGGGCTGGGGCAAATCCCTCTTCACCTGAGGAGCTGCTAGAGCCTTTGGCTCCAGATTCTCCAATAACCCTGCAGTCCCCCCATATTGAGGAGGAGGAGACCACCTCCATAGCTACCACGAGAAGGGGCTCtcctgggcaggaggaggagcttCCCCAAGGGCAGCCACAGAGCCCAAATGGCCCCCCTAGCCCTTCAGTGGGAGAGACTCTGGGGGATGGAATCAACAATTCTCAGACCAAACCTGGGGGCTCTAGCCCCCCTGCACATCCTTCCTTGCCAG GAGATGGCCTGACTGGGAAGGCCAGTGAGAAGCCGCCTGAGAGg AAGAGAAGCGAGCGCGTTAGGAGAGCAGAGCCTCCAAAACCCGAGGTTGTGGATTCCACTGAGAGCA TTCCAGTGTCAGATGAGGATTCTGATGCCATGGTAGATGACCCCAATGATGAAGACTTTGTGCCATTCCGGCCCCGACGCTCTCCTCGCATGTCCCTACGCTCAAGCGTGGCACAAAGGGCCGGGCGCTCTGCAGTTGGCACCAAGATGACTTGTGCACACTGCCGGACGCCGCTGCAGAAGGGGCAGACGGCCTATCAGCGCAAGGGGCTGCCTCAGCTCTTTTGCTCTTCATCCTGTCTCACCAccttctccaagaagccctcGGGCAAAAAGACCTGTACTTTCTGCAAGAA GGAGATCTGGAACACCAAGGACTCAGTTGTGGCGCAGACTGGTTCAGGTGGCTCTTTCCATGAGTTCTGCacgtctgtctgtctctccttgTATGAGGCCCAGCAGCAGCGCCCAATCCCCCAGTCTGGGGATCCCGCCGATGCCACTCGCTGCAGCATATGCCAGAAGACTGGAGAG GTCCTGCACGAGGTCAGCAATGGCAGTGTGGTGCACCGGCTCTGCAGCGATTCTTGCTTCTCCAAATTCCGAGCCAACAAGGGACTGAAAACCAACTGTTGTGACCAGTGCGGGGCTTACATCTACACCAAGACCGGGAGCCCTGGCCCCGAGCTCCTCTTCCATGATGGCCAACAAAAGCGGTTCTGCAACACAACCTGCTTGGGGGCGTACAAGAAG AAAAACACACGTGTGTACCCATGTGTCTGGTGCAAGACCCTGTGTAAGAACTTTGAGATGCTATCACATGTGGATCGTAATGGCAAGACCAGCTTGTTCTGTTCCCTGTGCTGTACCACTTCTTACAAAGTGAAGCAGGCAGGGCTCACTG GCCCTCCCCGACCCTGCAGCTTCTGCCGCCGCAGCCTCTCTGACCCCTGTTACTACAACAAGGTTGACCGCACAGTCTACCTGTTCTGCAGCCCCAGCTGCTGGACCAAGTTCCAG cGCACAAGCCCTGAGGGGGGCATTCACCTGAGCTGTCACTACTGCCATAGCCTCTTCAGTGGCAAGCCTGAGGTCTTGGACTGGCAG GACCAGGTGTTCCAGTTCTGCTGCCGTGATTGCTGTGAGGACTTCAAGCGGCTTCGGGGTGTGGTGTCCCAGTGTGAACATTGTCGGCAGGAGAAACTCTTGCATGAGAAACTCCGATTCAGTGGGGTAGAGAAAAGCTTCTGCAGCGAAG GCTGTGTGCTGCTGTACAAACAGGACTTCACTAAGAAGCTGGGCTTGTGCTGTATCACTTGTACTTACTGCTCCCAGACCTGCCAGCGTGGAGTCACTGAGCAACTGGATGGCAGCACCTGGGACTTTTGCAGTGAGGACTGTAAGAGCAAGTACCTGCTGTGGTACTGCAAG GCTGCCCGGTGCCACGCCTGTAAACGTCAGGGGAAGCTGCTGGAGACCATTCACTGGCGTGGGCAGATCCGTCATTTCTGCAACCAGCAGTGTCTCCTGCGCTTCTACAGCCAGCAGAACCAACCCAACTTGGATACCCAGAGTGGGCCTGAGAGCCTCCTGAACA GTCAGTCTCCTGAGTCGAAGCCCCAGACACCCTCTCAAACCAAAGTGGAGAACAGCAACACA ATCCCTGTGAAGACCCGATCAGCTTCAACtgctcccacccctcctccacctccgCCGCCCCCAGCAACACCCCGCAAAAACAAAGCTGCCATGTGTAAGCCGCTGATGCAGAATCGAGGAGTCTCCTGCAAGGTGGAGATGAAGTCCAAAGGGAGTCAGACAG AAGAGTGGAAGCCACAGGTGATCGTGCTGCCCATCCCAGTGCCCATCTTTGTGCCAGTGCCTATGCATCTGTACTGCCAGAAAGTCCCGGTGCCTTTCTCAATGCCGATCCCG GTGCCTGTGCCCATGTTCTTGCCCACTACCTTGGAGAGCACAGACAAGATTGTGGAGACCATTGAGGAGCTGAAGGTGAAGATCCCTTCCAACCCCTTGGAGGCTGACATCCTGGCTATGGCGGAAATGATTGCAGAGGCTGAGGAGTTAGACAAGGCCTCATCTGACCTTTGTG atctTGTGAGCAACCAGAGTGCAGAGGGACTTCTGGAGGACTGCGACCTGTTTGGGCCAGCTCGAGATGATGTCCTGGCCATGGCTGTCAAGATGGCCAATGTCTTGGATGAGCCTGGGCAGGACTTGGAGGCAGACTTTCCCAAGA ATCCTTTGGACATTAACCCCAGTGTAGACTTCCTCTTTGACTGTGGCCTGGTTGGGCCTGAGGATGTGTCTACTGAACAAGACCTTCCCCGAACCATGAGGAAG ggTCAGAAGCGGCTGGTGCTTTCGGAAAGCTGTTCCCGAGACTCCATGAGCAGCCAGCCTAGTTGTACTGGACTCAATTATTCATATGGTGTCAATGCTTGGAAGTGCTGGGTACAGTCAAAATATGCCAATGGAGAAACCAGCAAGGGTGATGAGCTGCGCTTTGGTC CCAAACCCATGCGTATCAAAGAGGATATTCTCGCCTGCTCTGCTGCTGAGCTCAACTACGGTCTGGCCCAGTTTGTGAGAGAAATCACTCGACCCAATGGCGAACGATATGAACCTGACAGTATCTACTATCTGTGTCTTGGCATCCAGCAG TATTTGCTGGAAAATAACCGAATGGTGAATATTTTCACGGACCTTTACTACCTGACTTTTGTTCAAGAGCTCAACAAGTCTCTGAGTACCTGGCAGCCCACACTCCTCCCCAACA ACACGGTGTTCTCCCGAGTGGAGGAGGAGCACCTCTGGGAGTGTAAACAGCTCGGGGTCTACTCGCCGTTTGTGCTCCTCAACACCCTCATGTTCTTCAACACCAAGTTTTTTGGGCTGCAGACGGCTGAGGAACACATGCAGCTCTCCTTCACCAACGTGGTGCGGCAGTCCCGCAAGTGCACCACGCCTCGGGGCACCACCAAGGTGGTGAGCATCCGCTACTACGCCCCAGTCCGCCAGAGGAAAGGGCGAG ACACGGGTCCTGGGAAACGGAAGAGAGAAGATGAAGCCCCCATCTTAGAGCAGCGTGAAAACCGCATGAATCCCCTCCGCTGCCCCGTCAAGTTCTATGAGTTCTATCTTTCAAAATG TCCTGAAAGCCTCCGGACTCGCAACGATGTGTTCTACCTGCAACCCGAGCGGTCCTGCATCGCCGAGTCACCTCTCTGGTATTCTGTGATCCCCATGGACCGCAGCATGTTGGAGAGCATGCTCAATCGCATCCTGGCTGTGCGCGAGATTTATGAGGAACTGGGTCGTCCTGGGGAGGAAGACCTGGACTGA